One genomic window of Polaromonas sp. SP1 includes the following:
- a CDS encoding DUF484 family protein: MNPTEHPITEDDIANFLANTPDFFERHAELLASVQLSSGHGNRAVSLQERQALMLREKIKGLETRMVDMIRHGQDNVAIADKMQRWTRKLLQSAQARDLPGAIVEGITTEFQIPQAAIKVWDVNGIFSDESFATDVSEDAKTFASSLSTPYCGVNSGFEAVNWLPEPAVALSMALIPLRAAAGAEVGGLLVLASPDPERFHSGMGTDFLERLGELAGAALTRLRPQQAAH; the protein is encoded by the coding sequence ATGAATCCAACCGAACATCCCATCACCGAAGACGACATCGCCAACTTCCTGGCCAACACGCCGGACTTCTTCGAGCGCCACGCCGAGTTGCTGGCTTCGGTGCAGTTGTCCAGCGGCCACGGCAACCGCGCCGTCAGCCTGCAGGAGCGCCAGGCGCTCATGCTGCGCGAAAAGATCAAGGGGCTGGAAACGCGGATGGTCGACATGATCCGCCATGGCCAGGACAATGTGGCCATTGCCGACAAGATGCAGCGCTGGACGCGCAAGCTGCTGCAGTCGGCGCAGGCGCGCGACCTGCCCGGCGCGATCGTCGAAGGCATCACCACCGAATTCCAGATTCCGCAGGCTGCCATCAAGGTCTGGGACGTGAACGGCATTTTTTCGGACGAAAGTTTTGCCACCGACGTGAGCGAAGACGCCAAAACCTTTGCCTCGTCGCTGAGCACGCCTTACTGCGGCGTCAACTCGGGCTTTGAAGCCGTCAACTGGCTGCCCGAGCCGGCCGTGGCGCTGTCGATGGCGCTGATACCGCTGCGCGCGGCGGCCGGCGCTGAAGTCGGCGGCCTGCTGGTGCTGGCCTCGCCCGACCCGGAACGTTTTCACAGCGGCATGGGCACCGACTTCCTCGAACGCCTGGGTGAGCTGGCCGGCGCGGCGCTGACACGGCTGCGGCCCCAGCAGGCAGCCCACTGA
- the dapF gene encoding diaminopimelate epimerase, translating into MRIRFTKMQGAGNDFVMLDETQKPLGLSTAQYRFLADRHFGVGADQILTVRPSPEAGIDFEYVIHNADGGEVEQCGNGARCFVRFVREQGLTAKDVVRVKTLSGVIEPRMQADGRVTVDMGAPVFEPARIPFDAAGLNPQVEGSWQKWPLALAAPWDSAPVFIAALSMGNPHAVQLVSDVDTAPVLQTGPLIENHVRFPRRVNAGFMQVVSRGQIRLRVFERGVGETLACGTGACAAVVAGIRWGLLDAKVDVMTRGGQLTIEWTGQLDAPVMMTGPATTVFESEIEIPETI; encoded by the coding sequence ATGCGAATCCGATTCACCAAAATGCAGGGCGCGGGCAACGACTTCGTCATGCTCGACGAAACCCAAAAGCCGCTGGGCCTGAGTACCGCGCAATACCGCTTCCTGGCCGACCGCCACTTCGGCGTCGGCGCCGACCAGATCCTCACGGTGCGGCCTTCCCCTGAAGCGGGCATCGACTTTGAATACGTGATCCACAACGCCGACGGCGGCGAGGTGGAGCAGTGCGGCAACGGCGCACGCTGCTTTGTGCGTTTTGTGCGCGAGCAGGGCCTGACGGCCAAGGACGTCGTGCGGGTCAAAACCCTGAGCGGCGTCATCGAGCCGCGCATGCAGGCCGACGGGCGCGTGACGGTCGATATGGGCGCGCCGGTGTTTGAGCCCGCGCGCATTCCTTTTGACGCGGCCGGTTTGAATCCCCAGGTCGAAGGTTCATGGCAAAAATGGCCTCTGGCCCTTGCTGCGCCTTGGGATTCTGCTCCTGTTTTTATAGCGGCACTGTCGATGGGCAACCCGCACGCGGTGCAGCTGGTGAGCGACGTCGACACGGCGCCGGTGCTGCAAACCGGCCCGCTGATCGAAAACCACGTGCGTTTTCCGCGCCGCGTGAACGCCGGCTTCATGCAGGTGGTCTCGCGCGGGCAGATCCGCCTTCGGGTGTTCGAACGCGGCGTGGGCGAGACGCTGGCCTGCGGCACGGGCGCCTGCGCGGCGGTAGTGGCCGGCATACGCTGGGGCCTGCTGGATGCGAAGGTGGACGTGATGACACGCGGCGGCCAGCTCACCATCGAATGGACGGGCCAGCTGGATGCGCCCGTCATGATGACCGGGCCGGCCACTACAGTGTTTGAGTCGGAGATTGAAATTCCAGAAACGATCTGA
- a CDS encoding class I SAM-dependent rRNA methyltransferase, with product MKIIRLRDGKERSLLRRHPWIFDGAIAKGGGDAGETVRVESHAGQFLGWAAFSPASKIRARVWSFDEAQRIDAAFFSARIAQALKARELFDIQSDGRRLVHGESDGLPGLVVDRYGDTLVAQFSSCGAEKWKGVIVEALLAQTGLTRLYERSDASSRALEGLPEVTGWLAGSGETSITIAEHGWKLSLDIAEGHKTGFYLDQRDSRARFAAYTRRLKFQNVLNCYCYTGGFTVAALAGGAGHVTSIDSSGPAIERARANVALNGFDAGRTTMLDADVNASLRQYQKEGRTFDAIVLDPPKFAPTVTHADRAARAYKDINRLALSILAPGGVLFTYSCSGGISADLFHKIVASAGIDANVDAFISERMGGAPDHPMTVAFPEGEYLKGLVLVKRVGG from the coding sequence ATGAAAATTATTCGATTGCGGGACGGCAAAGAGCGTTCCTTGCTGCGGCGCCACCCCTGGATTTTTGACGGCGCCATCGCCAAAGGCGGCGGCGATGCCGGCGAAACGGTCAGGGTGGAAAGCCATGCCGGCCAGTTCCTGGGCTGGGCGGCGTTCAGCCCGGCCTCCAAGATCCGCGCGCGGGTGTGGAGCTTTGACGAAGCCCAGCGCATCGACGCGGCCTTCTTTTCGGCGCGCATCGCCCAGGCGCTGAAGGCGCGCGAGCTGTTTGACATCCAGAGCGACGGCCGGCGGCTGGTCCACGGCGAATCCGACGGCCTGCCGGGCCTGGTGGTGGACCGCTACGGCGACACGCTGGTGGCGCAGTTTTCCAGTTGCGGCGCCGAAAAGTGGAAAGGTGTGATCGTTGAGGCCCTGCTGGCGCAGACCGGCCTCACGCGTCTTTATGAACGCTCCGATGCGAGCTCCCGTGCGCTTGAGGGCCTGCCCGAAGTCACCGGCTGGCTGGCCGGCTCGGGTGAAACCAGCATCACCATCGCCGAGCACGGCTGGAAGCTCAGCCTGGACATCGCCGAGGGTCACAAAACCGGTTTTTACCTGGACCAGCGCGACAGCCGCGCCCGGTTTGCCGCCTACACGCGCCGGCTCAAGTTCCAGAACGTGCTCAATTGTTATTGCTATACCGGCGGTTTTACCGTGGCGGCGCTGGCTGGCGGGGCCGGGCATGTGACCTCCATCGATTCGTCCGGACCGGCGATTGAGCGGGCGCGGGCCAATGTGGCGTTGAACGGTTTTGACGCCGGCCGCACCACCATGCTCGATGCCGACGTCAACGCGTCGTTGCGCCAGTACCAGAAGGAGGGCCGGACTTTCGACGCCATCGTGCTGGACCCGCCCAAGTTCGCGCCCACCGTGACGCATGCCGACCGCGCTGCGCGCGCCTACAAGGACATCAACCGCCTGGCGCTGTCCATCCTGGCGCCCGGCGGTGTCTTGTTCACTTACTCGTGCTCGGGCGGCATCAGCGCCGACCTGTTCCACAAGATCGTCGCGTCGGCCGGCATCGATGCCAATGTGGACGCCTTTATCTCCGAGCGCATGGGCGGCGCGCCCGACCACCCCATGACCGTGGCTTTCCCCGAGGGAGAGTACCTCAAGGGGCTGGTGCTGGTGAAACGGGTGGGCGGCTGA
- a CDS encoding 7TM diverse intracellular signaling domain-containing protein encodes MMGPSGPRLRKPAAVRTLLLGLAMSLLMGSLLALTSLDARSRTVLDLDTRTQPVTLQDWGDYWIDTTGQFTPEQVANTAEIPWKPTRGEAIYPVTTGQAMWVRFNVPPAPDAERWYLEVPYPSIDRASLYTLDGAGQWNEQRAGDLVAVNKWPVPHRHPLLPIALSAEVPTKYLLRLENGHAFSAPLQFISEGRLSYSEQRVSLILGIFFGLTGLAALISALGAVSLRDAAYGFYALCVTLLGLTQATVTGIAGLHLWPAWPGWSDVATSVLPMLTISATLLFISAATSLPERSRRLHWLMVGQAVLGALTAVLLAVLPAASRMDVFIPITLLLEFSGMLVLAWAWRRGDRFAPWLMLAYVPVLVAGGWMLARNAELVPIGFLTQHGMQLGVALHLPIVMLVLMLRSQHRRENTRRIQGLDRVDPATGLINGHVFAERLFRMIARSERLRHQSAVMIIDLVNSEQIQRDFGRKAADELPLRVAERLLSTAREIDSAARLSERRFGMLVEGPFSAEDAGTLGPRIVARCLMPYKGLHVDCVAQVHVAYALVPHQGSNAQGLLTQLEERLAAAPADSKRAVFMLGEAPPARPPRRSRLGPLPL; translated from the coding sequence ATGATGGGCCCTTCAGGCCCTCGTCTTCGCAAGCCTGCCGCCGTCCGTACCTTGCTCCTGGGCCTGGCGATGAGCCTGCTCATGGGCTCGCTGCTGGCGCTGACCAGCCTCGATGCGCGCTCGCGCACCGTGCTCGACCTGGACACGCGCACCCAGCCGGTGACTTTGCAGGATTGGGGCGACTACTGGATAGACACCACCGGCCAGTTCACCCCCGAGCAGGTGGCCAACACGGCCGAAATCCCCTGGAAGCCGACGCGCGGCGAAGCCATCTACCCGGTCACTACCGGGCAGGCGATGTGGGTGCGTTTTAACGTGCCGCCCGCGCCCGACGCCGAGCGCTGGTACCTGGAAGTGCCTTATCCCTCCATCGACCGGGCGTCGCTGTACACCCTGGACGGCGCGGGCCAGTGGAACGAGCAGCGCGCCGGCGACCTGGTGGCCGTCAACAAGTGGCCGGTGCCTCACCGCCACCCGCTGCTGCCCATCGCGCTGTCGGCCGAGGTGCCCACCAAGTATTTGCTGCGCCTGGAAAACGGCCACGCCTTCAGCGCCCCGCTGCAGTTCATCAGCGAAGGCCGGCTGAGCTACTCCGAGCAGCGCGTCTCGCTGATCCTGGGCATCTTCTTCGGCCTGACCGGCCTGGCCGCGCTGATCTCCGCGCTCGGCGCGGTCTCGCTGCGTGATGCCGCCTACGGCTTTTACGCCCTGTGCGTCACCTTGCTGGGCCTGACGCAGGCCACCGTCACCGGCATCGCCGGGCTGCACCTGTGGCCCGCCTGGCCGGGCTGGAGCGACGTGGCCACCTCGGTGCTGCCCATGCTGACGATCTCGGCCACGCTGCTGTTCATTTCAGCGGCGACTTCGCTGCCCGAGCGCTCACGGCGCCTGCACTGGCTGATGGTGGGCCAGGCCGTGCTGGGCGCCCTCACCGCGGTGCTGCTGGCCGTCCTTCCTGCCGCATCGCGCATGGACGTGTTCATCCCGATCACGCTGCTGCTGGAGTTCAGCGGCATGCTGGTCCTGGCCTGGGCGTGGCGGCGTGGCGACCGGTTTGCGCCCTGGCTGATGCTGGCCTATGTGCCGGTGCTGGTGGCCGGGGGCTGGATGCTGGCGCGCAACGCCGAGCTGGTGCCCATCGGCTTTCTCACGCAGCACGGCATGCAGCTGGGCGTGGCGCTGCACCTGCCCATCGTGATGCTGGTGCTGATGCTGCGCAGCCAGCACCGGCGCGAAAACACCCGCCGTATCCAGGGCCTGGACCGGGTGGACCCGGCGACCGGCCTGATCAACGGCCATGTGTTTGCCGAGCGCCTCTTTCGCATGATCGCGCGCTCAGAGCGGCTGCGCCACCAGAGCGCGGTGATGATCATCGACCTGGTCAACTCCGAGCAGATCCAGCGCGACTTCGGGCGCAAGGCCGCTGACGAGCTGCCGCTGCGTGTGGCCGAGCGCCTTTTGTCCACCGCCCGCGAGATCGACAGCGCCGCGAGACTGTCGGAGCGGCGCTTCGGCATGCTGGTCGAAGGCCCTTTCAGCGCCGAAGACGCCGGCACGCTCGGGCCGCGCATCGTGGCGCGTTGCCTCATGCCGTACAAGGGCCTGCATGTGGACTGCGTGGCGCAGGTGCATGTGGCGTACGCGCTGGTGCCCCACCAGGGCTCGAATGCGCAGGGGCTGCTGACGCAGCTTGAAGAGCGCCTGGCAGCGGCGCCTGCTGACAGCAAACGCGCGGTGTTCATGCTCGGTGAGGCGCCGCCGGCAAGGCCACCGCGGCGCTCACGGCTGGGGCCGCTGCCCCTCTAA
- a CDS encoding tyrosine recombinase XerC, whose protein sequence is MTQTSPLASGPGDAASAPPPLPPSHPLVERYLEHVRVEKRLAQRTVELYALDLQKLEANARQANVELTAVQNLHMRRWMAQMHGAGRSGRGIALILSGWRGFYTWLGREGLVKGNPVQDVRAPKAAKPLPKALSVDEAVQLAAYQADVTQGDPLLALRDQCITELLYGCGLRIGELVGLNVQASAQARGWIDVEAAEAHVLGKGSKRRSVPVGAAALRVLQQWLAARAGWAREDPALFINQRGTRLTPQHIRVRLKQRSLQAGLATPVHPHMLRHSFASHVLQSSGDLRAVQELLGHANITTTQVYTRLDFQHLAKVYDATHPRALSKAPLRKGAPAVVEVAAEVETPDTGKAKS, encoded by the coding sequence ATGACGCAAACATCGCCTCTTGCGTCCGGCCCCGGCGATGCGGCGTCCGCGCCGCCACCCTTGCCCCCCTCCCACCCGCTGGTTGAGCGCTACCTCGAGCATGTGCGCGTCGAAAAGCGCCTGGCCCAGCGCACCGTCGAGCTGTATGCGCTCGATTTGCAAAAGCTCGAAGCCAATGCCCGACAGGCGAATGTCGAACTCACGGCGGTGCAGAACCTGCACATGCGCCGCTGGATGGCGCAAATGCACGGGGCGGGGCGCAGCGGCCGCGGCATCGCGCTCATCCTCTCGGGCTGGCGCGGTTTTTATACCTGGCTGGGCCGGGAAGGCCTGGTCAAGGGCAACCCGGTGCAGGACGTGCGCGCACCCAAGGCCGCCAAACCCCTGCCCAAGGCGCTGAGTGTGGACGAAGCGGTGCAACTGGCCGCCTACCAGGCCGACGTGACGCAGGGCGATCCCTTGCTGGCGCTGCGCGACCAGTGCATCACCGAGTTGCTCTACGGCTGCGGCCTGCGTATCGGCGAGCTGGTGGGCCTGAATGTGCAGGCCAGCGCGCAGGCCCGCGGCTGGATCGATGTGGAGGCGGCCGAGGCCCATGTGCTGGGCAAAGGCTCCAAGCGGCGCAGCGTGCCGGTCGGCGCTGCCGCGCTGCGCGTGCTGCAGCAGTGGCTGGCCGCACGTGCGGGCTGGGCGCGCGAAGACCCGGCCCTTTTCATCAACCAGCGCGGCACGCGCCTGACGCCCCAGCACATCCGTGTGCGGCTGAAGCAGCGCTCTTTGCAGGCCGGGCTGGCCACGCCGGTGCACCCGCACATGCTGCGCCATTCCTTTGCCAGCCATGTGCTGCAGTCCAGCGGCGATTTGCGCGCCGTGCAGGAATTGCTGGGCCACGCCAACATCACCACCACGCAGGTCTACACGCGTCTTGATTTTCAGCATCTGGCCAAGGTGTATGACGCGACGCATCCGCGTGCCTTGTCCAAGGCGCCTCTGCGTAAAGGCGCGCCGGCTGTGGTTGAAGTTGCCGCAGAGGTTGAAACCCCGGATACCGGCAAGGCAAAAAGCTGA